One window of the Allorhizobium ampelinum S4 genome contains the following:
- a CDS encoding bifunctional cobalt-precorrin-7 (C(5))-methyltransferase/cobalt-precorrin-6B (C(15))-methyltransferase has translation MTEVSRDPWLTIIGIGDGGLASLTPQQLVHLSEAQVLVLGERLEHAVADAIPNVRRILTWGAGFRETLDQLLALRGTPVVVVATGDPMHFGIGATLRRYVQPEEMRVLPSPSAFSLAAARLGWPLQSVAQISLHGRPLSYLNRHVLPGARILALTSNAETVFEAADLLARRGFGASMLHVLEHMGGALERILHVTAQDLLSQPPGIADFNTLAVDCAAAGMLLSPVPGLPDDAFRHDGQLTKREVRAATLAHLAPFPNALLWDVGAGCGSIAIEWLRTGMGTRAIAIEPKPERLAMMRDNAEVLGVPDLEIVEAEAPAGLLKLDPPDVVFIGGGITTEGLFEACWQALKPGGRLVANAVTLESEAQLVTLRSLHGGEMSRISVSRAAPVGRFCGWKSLMPVTTWSVSK, from the coding sequence ATGACTGAGGTGTCCAGAGATCCGTGGCTGACCATTATCGGCATCGGTGATGGCGGTCTCGCCAGCCTGACGCCGCAGCAGCTTGTCCATCTCAGCGAAGCCCAGGTGCTGGTGCTGGGCGAGCGGTTGGAACATGCGGTGGCCGATGCCATTCCCAATGTGCGGCGCATCCTCACCTGGGGTGCTGGTTTTCGGGAAACGCTGGATCAGCTTCTGGCACTGCGCGGCACGCCGGTCGTGGTGGTGGCGACCGGCGATCCCATGCATTTCGGCATAGGTGCGACGCTGCGGCGCTATGTGCAGCCAGAGGAAATGCGCGTCCTGCCCAGCCCCTCGGCCTTTTCGCTGGCCGCCGCCCGGCTTGGCTGGCCGCTGCAAAGCGTCGCGCAGATTTCGCTGCATGGCCGCCCGCTGTCCTACCTCAACCGGCATGTGCTGCCGGGTGCGCGCATCCTCGCCCTGACCTCCAATGCCGAAACGGTTTTTGAGGCTGCCGACCTGCTGGCGCGGCGCGGCTTTGGGGCGTCCATGTTGCATGTGTTGGAACATATGGGCGGCGCGCTGGAGCGCATCCTGCATGTCACCGCGCAAGACTTGCTATCGCAACCGCCGGGGATCGCGGATTTCAACACGCTAGCCGTGGATTGCGCCGCTGCCGGAATGCTGCTGTCGCCGGTGCCGGGCCTACCGGACGATGCCTTCCGCCACGATGGGCAATTGACCAAGCGTGAGGTGAGGGCTGCAACGCTTGCGCATCTGGCACCGTTTCCCAATGCTTTGCTCTGGGATGTTGGTGCCGGTTGCGGCTCCATCGCCATCGAATGGCTGCGGACTGGAATGGGTACCCGCGCTATCGCAATCGAGCCGAAGCCGGAGCGGCTGGCGATGATGCGCGACAATGCCGAGGTTCTTGGCGTACCGGATCTGGAGATTGTCGAGGCCGAAGCACCAGCGGGATTGCTGAAGCTTGATCCGCCGGATGTGGTTTTCATCGGTGGCGGCATCACCACCGAAGGTCTGTTTGAGGCCTGCTGGCAGGCGCTGAAGCCAGGCGGGCGGCTGGTCGCCAATGCCGTGACGCTGGAAAGCGAGGCACAGCTTGTGACTTTGCGCAGCCTGCATGGCGGTGAGATGAGCCGGATTTCCGTGTCGCGCGCCGCACCCGTCGGTCGGTTCTGCGGCTGGAAATCGCTGATGCCGGTGACAACATGGAGTGTTTCCAAATGA
- a CDS encoding precorrin-8X methylmutase, translated as MPALDYIRQPAEIYRQSFETIRREANLDRFPAVMQPLVIRLIHACGMIDLADDIVFSQGAFEAGAAALAAGAPILCDAEMVRHGIIRSLLPVENEVICLINDVRVRPLAAWAGNTRSAAQVNLWAGQLEGAVVAIGNAPTALFRLLELLDQGAPKPALILGLPVGFVGAAESKAELAANSRGVPFIAVQGRRGGSAMASAAVNALAGGLGAND; from the coding sequence ATTCCGGCACTCGACTATATCCGCCAGCCAGCCGAGATCTATCGCCAGTCCTTCGAGACCATCCGGCGCGAGGCCAATCTCGACCGGTTTCCTGCTGTCATGCAGCCGCTGGTGATCCGCTTGATCCATGCCTGCGGGATGATCGATCTGGCTGATGACATCGTGTTTTCGCAGGGCGCGTTTGAGGCAGGTGCTGCGGCACTTGCCGCCGGTGCGCCCATTCTCTGCGATGCGGAAATGGTTCGGCACGGTATTATCCGCAGTCTTCTGCCAGTGGAAAACGAAGTGATCTGCCTCATCAATGATGTCAGGGTGCGGCCACTGGCCGCCTGGGCCGGCAATACCCGCTCGGCAGCGCAGGTCAATCTTTGGGCCGGTCAGTTGGAAGGCGCTGTCGTTGCCATCGGCAATGCACCAACGGCGCTGTTTCGCCTCCTGGAATTGCTGGATCAGGGTGCGCCGAAACCTGCATTGATCCTCGGCCTGCCGGTTGGCTTTGTCGGTGCCGCCGAAAGCAAGGCTGAACTTGCCGCCAACAGCCGAGGCGTGCCGTTCATTGCCGTTCAAGGCCGGCGAGGCGGTTCCGCCATGGCATCGGCTGCGGTCAATGCGCTGGCGGGAGGGCTTGGCGCCAATGACTGA
- a CDS encoding sirohydrochlorin chelatase: MAEKLGIMVCGHGSRNQNAAREFAVIAEGLKARNPDLPVEYGYLEFCNPVISAGLDSLREKGVTRVLAVPGMLFAAGHAKNDIPSVLNTYQAQNPGMVINYGRELGIDLKMIRAAGDRIQAAVDEANEQLGFVDKHDTLLMVVGRGSSDPDANSNATKVMRMLWEGMGFGWGETCYSGVTFPLVEPGLTHAAKLGYKRIIVFPYFLFTGVLVKRIYSYTDEVAARHPDIQFVKASYLNDHPLVLDAFQDRVREILEGAAVMNCQMCKYREQVLGFEADIGQPQESHHHHVEGIGGGLEDCPCKGDCDASCRDQAFCLKHGLPWTPVHSHADPAPLQPAFDYGASTTLGGKYGHLLNASPDAGLEAVMNAPSSGKAHVHEHGPDCGCGHDHSHDHHGHEHHDHTHDHGDHSHGHNHHHDHGHSHTHAPYPHADHPLGPKSMKKT; encoded by the coding sequence ATGGCAGAAAAACTCGGAATCATGGTCTGTGGACATGGCAGCCGCAACCAGAATGCGGCGCGCGAATTCGCTGTCATCGCTGAAGGGCTGAAGGCGCGCAATCCCGACCTGCCGGTCGAATACGGCTATCTGGAATTCTGCAATCCGGTGATTTCGGCAGGTCTCGACAGCTTGCGGGAAAAGGGCGTCACCCGCGTCTTAGCCGTGCCGGGCATGCTGTTTGCTGCGGGCCATGCCAAGAACGATATTCCCTCCGTGCTGAATACCTATCAGGCGCAGAACCCCGGCATGGTGATCAACTATGGGCGCGAGCTTGGTATTGACCTGAAGATGATCCGTGCTGCCGGTGACCGCATCCAGGCAGCAGTAGATGAGGCGAATGAGCAACTGGGTTTTGTCGATAAGCATGACACGCTGCTGATGGTGGTCGGGCGCGGCTCCTCTGATCCCGATGCCAATTCCAACGCCACCAAGGTGATGCGGATGCTGTGGGAAGGAATGGGCTTTGGCTGGGGCGAAACCTGTTATTCCGGTGTGACCTTTCCGCTGGTGGAGCCGGGCCTGACCCATGCTGCCAAGCTGGGTTACAAACGCATTATCGTCTTCCCCTATTTCCTGTTTACCGGCGTGCTGGTGAAGAGGATCTACAGCTATACCGATGAGGTGGCAGCCCGCCACCCGGATATCCAGTTCGTCAAGGCCAGCTATCTCAACGACCATCCGCTGGTGCTGGATGCCTTTCAGGATCGGGTGCGCGAAATCCTCGAAGGGGCGGCGGTGATGAACTGCCAGATGTGCAAATACCGCGAACAGGTTTTAGGCTTCGAGGCCGATATCGGCCAGCCGCAGGAAAGCCACCACCACCATGTCGAGGGCATTGGCGGCGGGCTGGAAGACTGTCCGTGCAAGGGCGATTGCGACGCCTCCTGCCGCGATCAGGCGTTCTGTCTTAAACATGGCCTGCCGTGGACGCCGGTGCATAGCCATGCCGATCCGGCTCCGCTGCAACCCGCCTTCGACTATGGCGCATCGACAACGCTTGGCGGCAAATACGGGCATTTGCTGAATGCCAGCCCAGATGCGGGACTGGAAGCGGTGATGAATGCGCCGTCCAGCGGTAAGGCGCATGTCCACGAACACGGGCCGGATTGCGGCTGTGGTCATGATCATAGCCACGACCACCATGGACATGAGCACCATGACCACACACATGACCACGGGGATCACTCACACGGTCATAACCACCATCATGACCACGGGCATAGCCATACCCACGCGCCTTACCCCCATGCGGATCATCCGCTGGGTCCGAAATCCATGAAGAAGACCTGA
- a CDS encoding TSUP family transporter, with the protein MTDIAIQALIFLFFAAFIAGFVDSIAGGGGLITIPAMLIAGIPPLETLGTNKLQGMFGSASATIAYGRKGHVNLKKQLPMAAMSVLGGAIGAVIATYVPGDVLKALMPFLLVAIAAYFALKPNISDVDSHQRMTPFLFGLTLAPLIAIYDGVFGPGTGSFLMLAFVSLAGFGMLKATAHTKLLNFGSNVGAFLVFVFNGVVLWKIGIVMGIGQFLGAQTGSKLAMKSGAKIIKPLLIVTCIGLAIKLLLDPTNPVRVWMGI; encoded by the coding sequence ATGACCGATATTGCCATCCAAGCCCTGATCTTCCTGTTTTTTGCCGCCTTCATTGCGGGTTTTGTCGATTCCATTGCCGGTGGTGGCGGGTTGATCACCATTCCCGCCATGCTGATTGCCGGTATTCCACCGCTGGAAACGCTGGGAACCAACAAATTGCAGGGCATGTTCGGCTCGGCCTCTGCCACCATCGCCTATGGCCGCAAGGGTCATGTCAACCTGAAGAAACAATTGCCGATGGCCGCCATGTCGGTGCTGGGCGGCGCGATTGGCGCTGTCATCGCAACCTATGTGCCGGGCGATGTGCTGAAAGCACTGATGCCGTTTTTGCTGGTGGCGATTGCCGCCTATTTCGCCCTGAAGCCGAATATTTCCGACGTCGATAGCCACCAGCGGATGACGCCTTTCCTGTTTGGCCTGACCCTTGCCCCGCTGATCGCCATTTATGACGGCGTCTTCGGCCCCGGCACCGGCTCTTTCCTGATGCTGGCCTTCGTTTCGCTCGCCGGTTTCGGGATGTTGAAAGCCACCGCCCACACAAAACTGCTGAATTTCGGCTCCAATGTCGGCGCCTTCCTGGTCTTCGTGTTCAATGGCGTGGTTTTGTGGAAAATCGGCATTGTCATGGGCATCGGTCAGTTCCTGGGCGCACAGACCGGCTCGAAACTGGCAATGAAAAGCGGCGCCAAAATTATCAAGCCGCTGCTGATCGTCACCTGCATCGGGTTGGCGATAAAGCTGCTACTGGACCCGACCAATCCCGTGCGGGTCTGGATGGGGATTTGA
- a CDS encoding type II toxin-antitoxin system ParD family antitoxin has translation MATTSLTLGPHWEGFIKQQISSGRYASASEVVRDALRELEEREEKLKILRHQIDKGWQQADRGEFAEDWSLQSLNEKLDREQ, from the coding sequence ATGGCAACAACCAGCCTGACACTTGGCCCGCATTGGGAAGGCTTCATCAAGCAGCAGATAAGCAGTGGCCGCTACGCCTCTGCGAGCGAAGTGGTGCGAGACGCGCTCCGCGAGTTGGAGGAGCGGGAAGAAAAGCTGAAAATTTTGCGCCATCAGATCGACAAGGGCTGGCAACAAGCAGATCGTGGAGAATTTGCTGAGGATTGGTCGCTCCAGTCACTCAATGAAAAACTCGACCGCGAACAATGA
- a CDS encoding type II toxin-antitoxin system RelE/ParE family toxin: MSGKSYRVTEIARLDVEDIGRYTNKTWGKRQRNDYLRALFIRFEFLAEFPYSGQKHDHIREGLFGFSEGAHVIFYRINAGGIDILRVLHQRMSLVTAPIK, translated from the coding sequence ATGAGCGGCAAAAGCTATCGGGTCACTGAAATAGCACGTCTCGATGTCGAGGATATCGGTCGTTACACCAACAAAACCTGGGGCAAGCGTCAGAGAAACGATTATCTACGAGCCTTGTTCATCAGGTTCGAGTTTCTCGCTGAATTTCCCTATTCTGGACAAAAGCATGACCACATCAGGGAAGGCCTTTTCGGTTTTTCCGAGGGCGCGCATGTGATCTTTTACCGGATCAATGCCGGTGGGATCGACATCCTCCGTGTCCTTCATCAGCGCATGAGCCTGGTAACAGCCCCGATCAAATAA
- the cobO gene encoding cob(I)yrinic acid a,c-diamide adenosyltransferase, with product MTETVDSGAVAVASDDLARHAEKMAKKKAARDKIMATKTGEKGLIIVHTGKGKGKSSAAFGMIFRHIAHGKKCAVVQFIKGAMSTGERDLILRHFSDLCAFHTMGEGFTWETQDKARDMAMARAAWDKAKELIRDPANSMVLLDEINIAIRYDYIDLAEVVAFLSEEKLPMTHVVLTGRNAKDELIEIADLVTEMELVKHPFRSGIKAQLGVEF from the coding sequence ATGACCGAAACCGTCGATAGCGGAGCCGTTGCAGTAGCATCGGACGATCTTGCCCGCCACGCCGAGAAAATGGCGAAGAAAAAGGCGGCGCGCGACAAGATCATGGCGACCAAGACCGGCGAAAAGGGCCTGATCATCGTCCATACCGGCAAGGGCAAGGGCAAGTCCTCGGCAGCCTTCGGGATGATTTTCCGCCATATCGCCCATGGCAAGAAATGCGCGGTGGTGCAATTCATCAAGGGGGCGATGTCAACTGGAGAGCGCGATCTGATCCTGCGGCATTTTTCCGACCTCTGCGCTTTCCACACCATGGGCGAGGGCTTTACCTGGGAAACCCAGGACAAGGCCCGCGACATGGCCATGGCCAGAGCCGCCTGGGACAAGGCCAAGGAACTGATCCGCGATCCCGCCAACAGCATGGTGCTGCTTGACGAAATCAATATCGCCATCCGCTACGACTATATTGACCTGGCCGAAGTCGTCGCCTTCCTGTCGGAAGAAAAGCTGCCCATGACCCATGTCGTTTTGACGGGACGCAATGCCAAGGACGAGCTGATCGAGATTGCCGATCTTGTCACGGAAATGGAGCTGGTCAAACACCCGTTCCGTTCTGGCATCAAGGCGCAGCTGGGTGTGGAATTCTGA